GAGGTGCAGACAGAGTTTCTTCCTATGGTGATTGGGCTGCTATAAGTGATATTGTAGATTTACCTACTGCAATAATTTTAAGTAAATCTGTTTCAGATGGAATAATTGCTCCTGGTTATACAGATGAAGCTTTAGATCTTTTAAAGAAAAAGAAAAAGGGAAAATACTGTGTAATTAAGATGGATTCTGACTATGAGCCAAATATTATAGAAAGAAGACAGATATATGGCATGACCTTTGAACAGAAGAGAAATAATATTAATATAAAAGAGGAAATGCTTGAAAATATAGTGACTAACAATAAAAATATTACAGATGAAGCCAAAAGAGATTTGCTTATTTCTATGATAACATTAAAATATACTCAGTCTAATTCTGTTTGTTTTGCCTTAAATGGTCAAACTATTGGGGTTGGAGCTGGTCAGCAGTCAAGAATACATTGTACAAGACTTGCTTCATCAAAAGCGGATCTTTGGTATTTAAGACAGCATCCTGTTGTATTAAATTTACCTTTTAAAGAAGGTGTTTCAAGGGCAGAAAGAGATAATGTGATTGATCAATTTTTAAGAGATGACGTTACTACTATGGAGACTAAAGGCTGGAAGGATATACTTAAAGAGATTCCAGAAAGACTGACTAAGGAAGAAAAAACAGAGTGGCTTTCTAGCCTAAAAGAAGTTGCTTTGGGATCAGATGCATTTTTCCCTTTTAGTGATAATATAGACAGAGCTTCACAAAGTGGAGTTAAATATATTGTTCAGCCAGGTGGTTCCATAAGGGATGATATAGTTATAGAAGCATGTAATGAGTATGATATGGTGATGGCTTTTTCAAAGGTTAGATTATTTCATCATTAAGATGTATTTTTTATTTTTAATATCTAATAATCATATACCCTATAACTTAAGTTATAGGGTATATGATTATTATCTTAAAATTTCTCAATTCAAAAGGAGAAGAGCATGAATATAAATAAAAAAATAGTATATATTATTGCATTTGTACTAATGGGAGTTTGGGTAGGAAATATTATTTATTATGAAAAGCACGTCATTAATGAACATTTGTTTATAAAACATTATTATGATGTATCAGAATCTATGGATAGTTTACGTTTATACTATGTTGAAAGTATAAATTCAAAGGATAATGTAACCAGTGTTATGTTTCCTGAAATAGGTCAAGAGTATGAAAATTTTATTGAGACTGATATCGGAAGCAGTAATAGTCCTTATTATAAATTAAAGACTATTACAGTAAATTTATATAGTGGTGGAATAAATACATTACCTGATAAATATAAAAATAAACTTATAACAACAGCTGAGGTCAGATTTTCAAGTGGTAAAATAATGAATGTAAATGTAGGTAGACTATATTTTCACAGCTATGCAAATAAAAATTCAGATTTGAAACTTGAGAGACAATCATCAAGCAGTGATAATAATGGTGGTACTACTCTATATACTGATAAGGATATTTATGTTACAAGTATAAGTAATAGATTTTATAATGAAATAAAGGACATTTTAAGAGTAAGTATTGATGGAAAACCTCTTTCCGATGTCAAATTTCCAATAAAATTAAAAGCAGGACAAACTATTGATATGACTTATCAATTTAAATTCAGTAATAAAAAAGATACAAGATTAAATAATGCATATAATCTAGTCTTTGATATTTCAACGGAAGATCTTCAGGGGAATAGAGGAATTAGCAATTGCTATATAGATTTCTATCCGAATTCTGTAGACAATATAAATGTTGATATTTTGAAAAGATAAAAGGAGATGAAACAGTATGTATGCTTCAGCTTATAACAAATTGTTTTGGGGAATGATAATACTTATTTTTCATATAAATTTAGGACCTATAAGTATATTGCCTAATTTTGTTGGATATATGCTTATTTATTCAGGATTAAATACTTTGTCATCACAAAATGAAATTTATAAGAGAGGAAAATTGCCAGCAGCTATACTTGTAGTACTTTCTTTAAAAGATATATGGAATAATA
This genomic window from Clostridium pasteurianum DSM 525 = ATCC 6013 contains:
- a CDS encoding phosphoribosylaminoimidazolecarboxamide formyltransferase, which translates into the protein MKDSEIILKYGCNPHQKPARIYTQDKELPFEILNGNAGYINLMDAFNSWQLVKELKEATGLPAAASFKHVSPAGAAVGVPLSDELKKAYFVEDIELSPVACAYARARGADRVSSYGDWAAISDIVDLPTAIILSKSVSDGIIAPGYTDEALDLLKKKKKGKYCVIKMDSDYEPNIIERRQIYGMTFEQKRNNINIKEEMLENIVTNNKNITDEAKRDLLISMITLKYTQSNSVCFALNGQTIGVGAGQQSRIHCTRLASSKADLWYLRQHPVVLNLPFKEGVSRAERDNVIDQFLRDDVTTMETKGWKDILKEIPERLTKEEKTEWLSSLKEVALGSDAFFPFSDNIDRASQSGVKYIVQPGGSIRDDIVIEACNEYDMVMAFSKVRLFHH